The Nitrospirota bacterium genome has a segment encoding these proteins:
- the amt gene encoding ammonium transporter: protein MERFFKLILVALTTIMLSSTLVFSEEAVVPAGTATGGETVVVHVEGAAAATAEIAPSAPEWDAKFAADTLWVMIAAFLVFFMNLGFAMVETGLCRAKNAVNILSKNVIVFCVTAVVFWFIGFAVMFGNGNSFFGTVGWYLSGADNSPATGDAYRGIFASLGWTGVPLYAKFMFQLVFAATAATIVSGAVAERIKYFSFFVFSAFMAILIYPVAGHWIWGGGWLATMETPFLDFAGSTVVHSIGGWAALIGAIFLGPRIGKYSKDGKVNAIPGHDMGMATLGMFVLWFGWFGFNPGSTMAADPDAIARVAINTCLAGAVGGVASTFVSYIALGKPDLSMVLNGILAGLVAITAPCNWTTPGGSIIIGLIAGILVVYAVIFFDKVRVDDPVGALSVHLVNGIWGTLAVGLFAADIGGVKGLFYGGGTAQLFSQIKGVAAVGVYVVVLSVICWAVIKAVIGLRVSEEEEFEGLDMGEHGIQAYPDFVSSPSMRKMGEMAGGR from the coding sequence ATGGAAAGATTTTTTAAACTCATACTGGTAGCACTCACAACAATCATGCTCTCCTCCACCCTTGTCTTCTCAGAGGAGGCCGTTGTACCTGCGGGAACAGCAACAGGCGGGGAGACCGTAGTTGTTCATGTAGAGGGGGCCGCAGCTGCAACTGCGGAAATAGCTCCGTCGGCGCCGGAATGGGACGCAAAATTTGCAGCGGACACATTGTGGGTTATGATCGCTGCGTTTCTTGTATTCTTCATGAACCTTGGGTTTGCAATGGTTGAAACGGGACTTTGCCGCGCCAAGAACGCTGTAAACATCCTCTCAAAGAATGTCATAGTCTTCTGCGTCACCGCAGTCGTCTTCTGGTTCATCGGGTTTGCGGTAATGTTCGGCAATGGCAATTCATTCTTCGGCACAGTGGGATGGTACCTCTCAGGGGCAGACAACAGTCCTGCCACTGGAGATGCCTATAGAGGTATATTTGCCTCTCTGGGCTGGACAGGGGTACCACTCTATGCAAAATTCATGTTTCAGTTAGTTTTTGCAGCGACAGCAGCAACAATAGTATCAGGGGCAGTAGCTGAAAGGATTAAATATTTCTCGTTTTTTGTCTTTTCTGCTTTCATGGCTATTTTAATATATCCTGTCGCAGGTCACTGGATATGGGGCGGCGGCTGGCTGGCAACTATGGAGACACCTTTCCTTGATTTTGCCGGCTCTACAGTAGTCCACAGCATAGGAGGATGGGCTGCATTAATAGGTGCAATATTTCTCGGACCCAGGATTGGGAAATATTCCAAAGATGGCAAGGTTAATGCCATTCCGGGACATGATATGGGTATGGCTACACTCGGTATGTTTGTACTATGGTTTGGCTGGTTTGGATTCAACCCGGGCAGTACAATGGCCGCTGACCCGGACGCCATAGCAAGGGTCGCTATCAATACCTGCCTGGCCGGTGCTGTCGGTGGTGTTGCATCAACATTTGTCTCATATATTGCACTGGGAAAGCCTGATTTGAGTATGGTGTTAAATGGTATACTCGCCGGACTTGTTGCAATAACGGCTCCATGCAACTGGACAACACCGGGTGGATCAATAATTATAGGCTTAATAGCCGGCATTCTCGTAGTTTACGCAGTCATATTCTTTGACAAGGTAAGGGTGGATGACCCTGTGGGCGCCCTTTCCGTACATCTGGTCAATGGCATCTGGGGCACTCTGGCTGTAGGACTCTTCGCAGCTGATATTGGCGGCGTTAAAGGATTATTCTATGGCGGCGGTACAGCACAGTTGTTTTCACAGATAAAGGGAGTTGCTGCTGTTGGCGTTTATGTGGTCGTATTAAGCGTAATATGCTGGGCTGTCATTAAAGCCGTAATTGGATTACGTGTCAGTGAAGAAGAAGAATTTGAAGGACTTGATATGGGTGAACATGGAATCCAGGCATATCCTGATTTTGTGAGCTCGCCTTCTATGAGAAAGATGGGAGAGATGGCCGGGGGGAGGTAA